The genomic region caccctccattgtctcagggcactggcacacccacgcaaaaaaatcccaaacatgggtacttgaacatggaaaaagggtccatttcctatttttttggatttccaGGCTTTGTTTTCACGTGTTAtttgacggaaccggggaacgggactattttttttgggttcttcgATGTCCAAACATGACAAATGGccaccctccattgtctcagggcactggcacacccacgcaaaaaaaatcccaaacatgggtacttgaataTGGAAAAATggttcatttatgtaattcttacaaacaaaactcatgattctaaaaacttatgttttttatgtaattcttacaaacatggaaaaagggttcatttatgtaattcttacaaacatgggtacttgaacatggataAAGGGTtcacttatgaattattaatcattttaaaaacttttattttttatgtaattcttacaaacaaaactcatgattctaggttcccttttttaaaaataaatttaaaacaaccgtaaacttcacttaaggaccacaaacaatcggaataataaactatattataaaataataaactgtgcaaaacacgtcaactatattaaacaaaaactgtaataattacaaatattcatgtcaactacaacacaacaaaataaatacaatgatcaatggtccgtgcggcgtctctgacgagccctgaccgtcccatcagcactgggtccccctctcgcgatcgtcaggcagtcctacataatgtcatataactttgtgcctgcagtgactatcctaaggttgagcacacgctccaacctctgtgcaatcgcctcatatccctcgtaatcatcctgtcaaagtcattaaaaacatttattatgaaattcaaaataaacaacaactcataaaacattaaacgcgcaaataatcttaccacatgtggaggggggtcaaatgccactggaacctgggggctgggcggctgtatgtagtcctcaggatctgcagctggtgcatccctctgctggtcacctgcctgggtcggtgtcatgaaagggtgagatatgcggaaaaaccactcaatgtaatccgcagatacctgcccaggcactagacaaagctgacccgcaggtagtaagtgatccgcaaactccatccacctgtcatctatctgatcgtgtgacaatcgtgcactaacaggcggcggagggatgctctggatgtaaccgaactggcgtaccaccctctccggtcgaactgtgacgatcataggaccccatctgagctgaccctggaacgatgaaatctcctgaaatgccctaacaccccgatgctccgtgtacggcaaccaggacacatctgtgacggtcaaaccatcacaacgtgccctgtagggtgctcctgtgatgcccttcatgtgcgccttcgacgtcaaccaccgagaagcacgtggggacgtctcctggtatgtatcgtcagtcacgcactgatgcacactagggaagtgctcatagatccagcactacacaataattgaggttaacataacataaaaacatgtttaaatcataatcgaacctaacatattaataaacacaaaatttacctgaagtagcgtcaagtaccccgcaagctgtcgggtggtggtcctacaagcctcatctaactggtcatacatatgaaccagcgccgcaaccccccaagcgtaaccaccactatgagcgaggtcccggaaagcgtcaaggtggaccacatgtacgtatgttgcactcttattagcaaaaagagtgcaaccgacaaggTGCAGTAGATAAGTGCGAGCAGCGACAATCCACCGTCGGGCCTGACATCTGGTCTCATATATGTCTCGAACTCATCCTAATCGTACATATGCTCCACGTGTGAGTGTTGTCTCCGCTCTGGCCTCCTCCGCAGACACTTCCAGCAACTCCGTAagcaagaatctggcctcctccgtagaaagggcgtggaaactgtgcaaggcgccagtgatgggcaaatgtaggattgacgacacatcatccaatgtgatcgtcagctctcctacaggaaggtggaaggtgctagactcactgtgccacctctccacaaatgcggatataagtccaggatcgccagtaataactgaacaatctatcagtggacttaatccAGTGGTAgccaccaggccttcaatctcaggcactggcctcccaatcagtgtcatcttcctcccatgtgacactaaTTTCAAATCAGGACGTTCTCTATTTGAAgtataaattatacaattattaaaaaaaattaatcacaaacaaataaatcaacaatgataaataattcacaaataaaaatacctgtccactccaaacggcatgtgcaacatgctcggcaaatgatgtgagcactgacgggtctcgtggaccaccagggaatccctcagcagcatcatcaccatctgaccactcaccactatcagcaccttgtgcgtccgcacgcatctcaggtgcctccgtAGCCTGCTCAAGGACATCGTCAGTCATGTCAGCGacgtcctcagccatatcacgtccctccgcaatcatctgatgaacgcgtagcctacgggctgaggcagtaggTCTACGCCTCTCAGGAACATCAGCAGCATCCTCTTCAGCAGGtctatctctgcctacaacTCTATCTAtcgcacgacctaaacctcgtgttctggccatgatctgcaaatcatgtcgaacacgtatttttttcagtcaaaatatacacaattttctttattaaaaaacaactttatttataaacaaataagacaatcaaattattttaaaacatacacaacataatttttttaaaaaaattaaacttcatttataaaaaaaacactactaatgtaaaaaaaatttattaataaacatctacaacttaattttaaaaacaaaattaaacaacttcattaaaaaaaaacacaactaaattatttagtaaacatccacaagttaatttttttaaaaaaaaataaacaacttcatttataaaaaaaacacaactaatataaaaataattcattactaaacatccacaacttaattttaaaaaaaaaattaaacaacatcatttataaaaaaaacacaactaatgtaaaaaaaattaattagtaaacatccaactcttaatttttaaaaaaaaataagaaacttcattacttaaaaaaacacaactaaattacttagtaagcatccacaagttaatttttttaaaaaaaataaataacttcatttataaaaaaaacacaactaatataaaaataattcattactaaacatccacaacttaatttttttaaaaaaattaaacaactaatgtaaaaaaaattatttagtaaacatccacaatttttttagaaaataaaatacttcatttataataaaaaaaactaattaatttaaaaaaaatagtatttttataaaacttccaaaacacacaactttaattataaaaatagaaaacttcatttttaaagaaaaaacactaatttaaaaaatcaacaataaacaaaaacaaacacaaccacttttataaaaaaaaaaaaatttacaaattaatatttaataaaaatacacaatgtaaattataaaaaaaacatgacatcaaaaacccaaacctcatttttcataaaatctataaaacaaaataatcaacagaaatataataattcatttaaaaaaaacaaaaataatttttgttttaaaaaaaaaagaaaaaaaaaccactttccggaagaagtgttcttccggaataatttcttccggaaactttccggaagaagggttcttccggaaaacgTTTGGGATTTCTGGAAGAACACTTCTTTCGGAAAGTTTCTGGAaaatgttcttccggaagttccggaagaacccATAACGGGTCTTCCGGAAGCCTCGCCGTCAGCCCCCTTTCCCCATTTTTTCCGGCACCTCCTGctctcgtcttctaccctaTGGTTCTGCTAACCTAAGGTTCTTTTAACCTAGCCTAATGCTACAACTACACAGTGCATAATAAAACCAAATGGAAGGTTAATGAAACTTACCTCGAACGGCAATGACGTCCAGGCGAAAGAAGCAGCAGCTGAGCTCGCGGTGGCTTGCGGTGGAAGAGAACGCTCccggaagaggaaagaaaagaaacaaaagcagAAGCAGAAAGTGAATCCGGGAGAAAAGAGGgagtgttttaaaattttttaatgaagggCAAAATTGACCTTTCaataaattgctgggtgcaccagcaataatgctgggtgcacctagcatatcCCTGATAACTTTGGGTCACAATTGATAGAGGGCTTTATGGCAATTTTAAGGGGGAGAAACTTAAGTATGGTGATCGGTGTTAGTTTACAATAGGGGCTTGTAAAGTTTATGGGAATAAAATTATGGTTGTATAGGATGAAGTCTAGATGAAATTTTAGTGGAGGTATTTCATGGAGTTTTATTATAAGAaggctaatatatatatatatatatatatatatatatatatatatatatatatatatatataaagttggaaaattttggattttattCCTACaagatgtgtttttttttaagaataagatTTGGTTATATCAGAAACTAGATTGATggttttttacatcaattatgCATGTAAAAGATATAAATACAATGTTATCTTACATATGTCATACAGCGTATGTTCAAATATTTGAACCTTTctctgaaaaaaaatgatattgtaaattttttatggtgaaaaaatgaaccaaaattttTGTAGGAATGAAATCTAAACTTTGCCAattttacaagaaagaaaaacttaGTTTAGGATCATTGCTTTGGGATGAggtaaaaatatacaataaatcTACAATAATTCTAAATTTATCACAAAGCTTAgtgttaaaaacaaaatttcaaaagaagGGAGAGATgttatataatttgaaattagaaatatataaaattactgTTGAagtttttatactaaaatatagAAAGTCGTTATGTATTTATATTAATGGTTCACAAGTTATTGTGCATTCTTTTGAGCACAGTAAGTGCAGTTGTTCTTAGTCAAGCACATTGTACAAAAGAAATCTGTAACCTTGGGATTGTACATCCTTGATAAACCTTTTTATCAATCAAGTAGCAATCAGGGTTAGAAACAtacaatagaaaaaatattgttttcagAAGGTGGAAAAAAAGAATGCCCTATGTTAAATGGAGCCAAAGGAGGAATTTTTACATGGCCAAATCAAACTTCCTAAAAACAATTCGCTTAGACAATCAAATCAAGCTCACAAAATATTCTTCATACTGGCTGTCCAACCAAACGATTTCTTTCTTGTGCGCCTTGGGGCAAAGTTGAGCCCAAACATCTCCTTAAAAGCCTGATCTGGCTCTACTGAACCAACCAGCTTTGCAACAATGGTGGCACTCTCTCTAATGTGCTCTAAGTCTTCTGATTCTGACCACAAGCGATGGGCCAAGTGCAACCTTCTGTTCTTTGAACTCAAACGAATTCCCCAATTATTGTACAGGTTCTCTCTTTCAGATTTTGACAGCTTCTTCTGCATTTGCTTGCTCAACATCTGTCTTTCTCCTCTAAGATACCTCTTGCTGCTTGCAAAAGGAACGCATTGTAGGTTTTGTAATTACACAAAAGTTTAAACTTTTGTAGTTGAAATAAAAACTtgtgagaatttttttaaaagaaactgaATACTTGAAATCTTACCTTGATTCAGGGGTAAGTCCATCTTCCACAGTCTGATTCCCTTGGTCAAAAGTTTGCTTGAGATAGAACAGCCTTCTTAGCTCTACTTCCATATAGATAGAATCTGAAGGGTCTCCTTTGAACAGAAGGAAAAAGTAAGTCCTGTGAACCAATGAAACATTACAGGCATGCCAGAGTTCAATAATCTCTTTCTGCAGCCGCTTGAATTCTGAAGGCCATTCCAACTGTTTTTCTTCCTCAGATTGCAATGGGTCCAAACCAACATCTTTGAACTTCTTTGTAGTAACATCGGACTCCATTCCTGTCTCTTGAACCTGCCATGCAAAACAACTGAAAGAATCACTGGCTGAATTTCATTATAAGGGttttgttaataatatatacGTGCTACTTCCATCACTTGCATGGTTAACCAAAATACAAAAGTGAATCAGTACAGTAGATTAGAAACATTCTCAGTTTAGATCAAATAACTGACATTTTAGCCATCAACATTTGCAAACAAGACCGAGGAAgacagaaagaaacaaaaataacaaataaaggaaGATGAACAATAGAAGCATACCTCAAGATTCGCTTGCATATTTGAACTTTCAAgatcattcttttcttttcttacaggTGCTAAAGAATTATCGTTGTAACTTCCATTATTGGTGGAAGATTTCATATTCTGTGCATCAGAAGCTCTTCCCAGAGAATTCTCGTAACCAGCCCATGATAACCTCTCAGCATTGGGATTATAATTGAGTGTATAAGTCTTCCTTTGAAGGCCCCCGGGTCTTCCTATTGGGGGGGTATTCTGAATCATTTCTTCTTGGTCAAACCAATCTGAAAATGGATCTCTCATGAGACTTGCTTTACAACTTCTGCTTCTGGTTAATTTCATGGTTTTAGAACTAGATGCACTACTTTGTGTCGGACATGGAGATATTTTCTCAGGAGAGGGAAGAACAAAACGTTCTTGCAAGCCGTTTATTTCTTTGTTGTCCTTTAACCCAGATGAACACAAATCTAGATTTTCTTTGTCTCTATTATCAACTTCAGTTAATCCTGAGACTGCTGGAGATGATGCAgtagagtgtgtgtgtgtgtttgtagtTAGATCATCTGACTCAATGCACCTAACTTCCCTACAACGGTCCCCTATACTATCTTCAACGTTTTTCTGATCCAAATCATTCTTTGCAGCATCACCACTTACAATAGAAATCGCAGGGGAAGAAATCCTGACGGGTAGGTTCTTTTGCAAATCAGGGAGTTGGAAATAGTTATCATCAGAACTAATACTGTGCCCATCTGAATATTGAGATGCATCAAAAGATCTGACACTCTCAATGCAgtcaaaatttgataaatttggtCGTTCGGCTGTTTGATTTTCAAAGTCAAATGAACTTCGCACACGTAATTTGGGATATTGATGACCTAAACTGTCCTGAAGATTGGGTTTGAACATAAAATGGATTAAAAAGGAATGCCAGTTAGTACTTTTAATGCTTTAGAGTAGGCAAATACAGTACACTTACCAGCTCAGTTGAGGACGCATCATCTCCAACCACTTGTAGCATGTCCTTAATTTGAGATTGAGCAAGGTCCCGCTGCATCGAAACATCCATTACCTCTTTCTTTAGCTGCAAGCACAGAGGGACAACAACAGGATTCATATTTCCGATTACAGCTTAAAAAGAAACACATACGTAAGGAACTTACAGTATCCTCATTCCTCGTACATTCTAAAACTCATGCTGATGGCATATAAATGATCAGTAACGATACATAGTAGAAAACATTTGAAGGTATCTCcccaaaatgaattttttttattaaaaaaaaggccAACTGAAATTGATTGTTATGTGAATACTCAGGGTAGGACCTTAAAATGAGAACCCCTATGCCAAAGCTCACCCTTTTTATCTAAGAATAattcaatataaaaagttaatatatacAGAAGTATCTAGCTAAAGAGATTCTACAGTAGGGAAGGTGTGGAATAAACCATGAACTGCAGAACATTACAGGACCAGATGAAATGAAACAACAATCTGATGAGAACATCTAGTCATCTACTACCTTCCAAgctgattcaaaaaaaaaaatctaataccTTAAAAACAATGCAATCTACTCTTTTTAAGGAAATGCAAATACCTCATGCAACTATGTGGCtaatatatttcattaatttatcaataGCAATTTTAGAAATGTTCCTTGACCTCGGAGATGTAGAACAAATTCTACTTCAAAGCATAATAAACTTAATGAATCTTAATTGTGAAAATGTTGATACTTACCCTCTCAATTTGGAGGTCTTTTTCCTTCAGCAATGCTGCAGAATCAAATTTAAGGCGGGTTGGCCCTGAATTTTTCAACTCACTTTCCAGTCTAGCCAACTCTTTTTGCAGTTGCTTGACCAACAGCTTATCAGACACCACTACATTGACTTTTGCATTAGTTGTCACTTCTTTAGCACAACTTGCAAATAAAAGGGTGTTTCTTGTTTGTTCGACATGGCTCCTTGCAGGGCTCATGGTGCAGATGATTGCAGTTTTAGCATTGCCTGCTAATGAGGACTGCAGTATGCGGGTTAGCTTTGAATCTCTGAAAGGAATATGTCCATTTCTCCCCTTACTGCcatcaaattaatcatttttagataaaatcgaaaaaaaatatttcccaaAACTATATCAAATATTGATTATATCGACGCATTCAGTAAAtttatgaaagaagaaaaaatcagtCTGAAAGAATTTCACCTTTTCATAATTCCCAAAGTAATAAACTTGGTAATAACAGAATCAATTGGCCAGATTATTGCATAATAATGATGTAAATACACGATCAAGGAGCATCCTAGAGTTTGGGGCATTAcatggtaaatatttgtgtttcttTCACAAGGTGTCAATATTTGCAACATATAATCTATTTGTACCAAAAGTAGAAGATACGTACGAAAACAGAGAGAAAGCAAACCAGTTAATCAAGTGTCAAGATCATGCATAAAAGTGAGCAGTGAAATGGCAGACGACAGAGAAAAAAGATAGAGAGAAACGACAGAGAAActttatgcaggtatctttttttatattaatacagTTGCGTTGCAGGTGTCACCGTTAGATAGATCAGTAAATCAAAATCAcctcatttgaattttgaagcgAGATTAAGCAATCACCATATgctatttttataagaaaaataacctCTCGTAGCCAAAAAAAAGTCATGTGTACAGAAGTGAACAATCTTCCAACTTCTCTATATCCAACACGTATCTTTACTATTTCAAATTTACCCACAGCTCAGTTTCATGGGGGTTAAAGTTCTGCGTAAGGCTAAAAGGATATGGAGACGGTGTGCATTTAGTtgagtaaaataaatattgaattgcAAACTTTGTAAGCTAACCTCAGTTTGCGGATGACAGTTCCTAGAGTTAGTAAACTACGATTTATGTGGCAACCCTCTTTCAACCTCGTACCAGCTGAATTTGTTTGGGATGAACGCTCACTCCCAGCAAGATCAACGAAATTCTGTACccgaaaaaaaatatcattttggtTTCCAATTATTGTTCAAGTAACAGAGTAATTCTTCTATATTTTTCTGTAATCTGAGTGAATCAGTCGTACCACAGAAGCAGAAAGGGAGCTCATTTTGTCATTTCCCAGAAATTCACGAGCAGAACTTTCAATTGTCTGAAGAAGAATCACATTATTTAGGAATCTTAGCGATGAGGTGCTGTAAAGTTCTCTTCCCTTggacaaaattacaaaaataggaACATAAGTACCAGTCTGAGAATCTGATGAGATCTGGAGCTCACTTCATTCAGGGCAGTCTCCCCTATCTGCCTTTGAGCTGAAAAAATGCAATCAATTTTATGATAACTAAGCAGTCAGCTCTAGCTGGACAGAagatttgtgatgaggaaaattaagcaaaaagaaaaatagacaaAGAAAGTAAGTCTGTATAACTCAATTGAAGCAAGGTCATTCAAATTATCCTTAGTCCCTACCTTCGCAGAAAGAAATAAGTTCTTGAAAATGGCTCCAATCCCTTAAAGTTTCCTCTGTGAGTCTCTCAACAACTGTACCTTTCTGTTTAAATTGCAAACTgtaagttttttctttctttctttgagaAGCAAATTGCAAATTGTTCAGTAAAATGTAGAAGCaccagttttttgaaaaaaaactgataaatatatttacctCTGGATCATCAAGAAGTCTAAGAGGTGTACTGTCCACACTAAGGAGGTCCCTGACAGATTCATTATAGATCTCCAAtgctgaaaacttcaaaacaaaTTCCCTTTCCGTGTgctgtgaaaaataaaaatataaccaatGTAAGGATTTGAGAATAACAAAGCAATGCAGTGATTCATTGATGAGTTCAGATTTCATTTACCTTTTCTATGTAgttgaaaatatctgctatggCAAAATCTGTTATACCACTCATGGTGTATGTTTTTCCGCTGCTTGTTTGTCCATAAGCAAAAATGCTTGCTGATCAAATAGgtaatcaaagatcaaattggCCCGGCCGAAGTTGTTAATATAGAAATTCCTTGGACATTCATTCTTATGAAGGAAGAAAAACTCACAGTTGATGCCACTGAGAACTGAAAGAGCAACTTCCTTAGCTGCTTCTTCATACACCTGCTTTGTGGGGCTGTCAGTCCTAAAAACTCGAtctacaacaaaaaataaagaagaaaaataaataaaaaaactcaaggTGGATTAACAGAGGGAAGCAATTTTAGCTATTAACCCATGTTGGACTAGTGGAATAAAACCCAAAAGTATGGTCTCCTTCTATTTCCATGTATAAAATCGAGTGGATTTATGacattttatacaaattttctCCAAAGCAGAATGATCACAACTGACGAATCATCTTAACAAAACTATGACTAAACAAAGATCCCGAAGAGCCCTAGATTGAACCCCACAAGATTCCAACAATCTGAGTGCTCAACATCAATTATGATGAATTCCCACCACATTCTCCAAGCTAATTCATTCAGCCTTATGTTATTAATAAAAGACCATtctcaagaaataaataaataaccattCAAACACATGAAAACATTTTCACATTCCAGGCAGCATTATAAGAAGCAAAAGCAAATTAAATTAACCCCATGTGTACCGAATGTGTAGGCTGTTGGATACAGTGACCTTTCTGTAGCTGAAAGGTTGCTCCTGTACATGATGGTTGTGTCATTAATGCATTCCCATTCAGAAAGATCATTTCTTATGAGCTCCTTTTCATTCAGAGGTCTCACACGAACAGAAACAAGAATCCTTTCCTCACTGCCTACTAGGTTTGGCATAGCCTCCTCCTCTGCAATGGAACCCATTTTCTCAACTTTCTTTTCTAGCA from Glycine soja cultivar W05 chromosome 16, ASM419377v2, whole genome shotgun sequence harbors:
- the LOC114389380 gene encoding kinesin-like protein KIN-7G isoform X2; translated protein: MDRVFRTDSPTKQVYEEAAKEVALSVLSGINSSIFAYGQTSSGKTYTMSGITDFAIADIFNYIEKHTEREFVLKFSALEIYNESVRDLLSVDSTPLRLLDDPEKGTVVERLTEETLRDWSHFQELISFCEAQRQIGETALNEVSSRSHQILRLTIESSAREFLGNDKMSSLSASVNFVDLAGSERSSQTNSAGTRLKEGCHINRSLLTLGTVIRKLSKGRNGHIPFRDSKLTRILQSSLAGNAKTAIICTMSPARSHVEQTRNTLLFASCAKEVTTNAKVNVVVSDKLLVKQLQKELARLESELKNSGPTRLKFDSAALLKEKDLQIERLKKEVMDVSMQRDLAQSQIKDMLQVVGDDASSTELDSLGHQYPKLRVRSSFDFENQTAERPNLSNFDCIESVRSFDASQYSDGHSISSDDNYFQLPDLQKNLPVRISSPAISIVSGDAAKNDLDQKNVEDSIGDRCREVRCIESDDLTTNTHTHSTASSPAVSGLTEVDNRDKENLDLCSSGLKDNKEINGLQERFVLPSPEKISPCPTQSSASSSKTMKLTRSRSCKASLMRDPFSDWFDQEEMIQNTPPIGRPGGLQRKTYTLNYNPNAERLSWAGYENSLGRASDAQNMKSSTNNGSYNDNSLAPVRKEKNDLESSNMQANLEVQETGMESDVTTKKFKDVGLDPLQSEEEKQLEWPSEFKRLQKEIIELWHACNVSLVHRTYFFLLFKGDPSDSIYMEVELRRLFYLKQTFDQGNQTVEDGLTPESSKRYLRGERQMLSKQMQKKLSKSERENLYNNWGIRLSSKNRRLHLAHRLWSESEDLEHIRESATIVAKLVGSVEPDQAFKEMFGLNFAPRRTRKKSFGWTASMKNIL
- the LOC114389380 gene encoding kinesin-like protein KIN-7G isoform X1, with protein sequence MGSIAEEEAMPNLVGSEERILVSVRVRPLNEKELIRNDLSEWECINDTTIMYRSNLSATERSLYPTAYTFDRVFRTDSPTKQVYEEAAKEVALSVLSGINSSIFAYGQTSSGKTYTMSGITDFAIADIFNYIEKHTEREFVLKFSALEIYNESVRDLLSVDSTPLRLLDDPEKGTVVERLTEETLRDWSHFQELISFCEAQRQIGETALNEVSSRSHQILRLTIESSAREFLGNDKMSSLSASVNFVDLAGSERSSQTNSAGTRLKEGCHINRSLLTLGTVIRKLSKGRNGHIPFRDSKLTRILQSSLAGNAKTAIICTMSPARSHVEQTRNTLLFASCAKEVTTNAKVNVVVSDKLLVKQLQKELARLESELKNSGPTRLKFDSAALLKEKDLQIERLKKEVMDVSMQRDLAQSQIKDMLQVVGDDASSTELDSLGHQYPKLRVRSSFDFENQTAERPNLSNFDCIESVRSFDASQYSDGHSISSDDNYFQLPDLQKNLPVRISSPAISIVSGDAAKNDLDQKNVEDSIGDRCREVRCIESDDLTTNTHTHSTASSPAVSGLTEVDNRDKENLDLCSSGLKDNKEINGLQERFVLPSPEKISPCPTQSSASSSKTMKLTRSRSCKASLMRDPFSDWFDQEEMIQNTPPIGRPGGLQRKTYTLNYNPNAERLSWAGYENSLGRASDAQNMKSSTNNGSYNDNSLAPVRKEKNDLESSNMQANLEVQETGMESDVTTKKFKDVGLDPLQSEEEKQLEWPSEFKRLQKEIIELWHACNVSLVHRTYFFLLFKGDPSDSIYMEVELRRLFYLKQTFDQGNQTVEDGLTPESSKRYLRGERQMLSKQMQKKLSKSERENLYNNWGIRLSSKNRRLHLAHRLWSESEDLEHIRESATIVAKLVGSVEPDQAFKEMFGLNFAPRRTRKKSFGWTASMKNIL